Below is a genomic region from Etheostoma spectabile isolate EspeVRDwgs_2016 unplaced genomic scaffold, UIUC_Espe_1.0 scaffold302, whole genome shotgun sequence.
NNNNNNNNNNNNNNNNNNNNNNNNNNNNNNNNNNNNNNNNNNNNNNNNNNNNNNNNNNNNNNNNNNNNNNNNNNNNNNNNNNNNNNNNNNNNNNNNNNNNNNNNNNNNNNNNNNNNNNNNNNNNNNNNNNNNNNNNNNNNNNNNNNNNNNNNNNNNNNNNNNNNNNNNNNNNNNNNNNNNNNNNNNNNNNNNNNNNNNNNNNNNNNNNNNNNNNNNNNNNNNNNNNNNNNNNNNNNNNNNNNNNNNNNNNNNNNNNNNNNNNNNNNNNNNNNNNNNNNNNNNNNNNNNNNNNNNNNTGTGTGTGTCCTCTAGGTGAGCAGGCAGCGGTAGAGGGCGTAGAGGAGGGCCATGGCTGCGCAGTAGAAGAGCAGGAAGTCTGTGGACAGCAGCGAGGAGGACGAGGAGTGGCGGGGGGACGGGTCCTCGGCCGTCTCCGCCCCCCCGGCGGCCAGCAGGGCCGTCACGCAGCGCAGCACAGCGGGCGGCTTGCACAGAAGCACATCAGAGCAGACACACACGTCCGTCTGGACAGGACAcgcaggacaggacaggacacaggaggaaaacacaaggagTTATATTGTTCAAACTAGGAGACAAGAGAAGGACAAGACGCAGTGTAGAACTACACAGAACAGAGTTAGGGCTGGACTGAGACATGGGCCAGATTtgggaaatttggttgaaaacattccttaaaagtataaaagtcgTTATCAGTCCAGCCCTGACAGGAATAATGTAGCAACACAACCGAGCTGAAAGCACATGGGAAACTTCTTTGCGTTATTTGAGAAGACCATTACATTCAGATGACAGGCCAGCAGAGGGACACCCCCTAATGAGACATGTCTTACCTCGGGGACGCCCAGCTTACGACAGGCAGCGATGAAGTTCTCCACGTTGAGGCGACACTTCGCGGGGCTCAGCTTTGGCTGAAAGTAACGGTTGCTGTTTAGTGTCTGGGCCCCGCCCACCAGAGCCAACGGACCAATCATTGACAGGCAAGAAAAGGAACAGGATGCGGGGTAGTTAATCGGACTCACCACTGCCGGGGAGGGGACGTGGATGATTGACACCGAGCGTGGTCGGATCTGATTGGCCAGCTGGCAGAGGACCGTGCCGTTGGACAAGGCCTCGGCCAGGTCCTCCGGTAGAGAGACCTTCAGCCGAGACTCCAGAGTCTGAGGACGAGCGTTATGTCACACACTGTTCAAACCCGGGATTATCATGATCACGCACATTCAAACCGAAGCACCTTCAACGAACTGAGAAGAAGCTGTTGTAGGATATATGTGTGACGCTGTCAGGGTGCAACGTCAATATAGTCATGCATGTTTGTGAAGTCTCATCAGCAACACTCGAGATTAAAGGaagactccccccccccccccccccccccccaaaatgatCATTTGTGTGATTTGTGTACCAGATGCACCCGGTGTGAACTGGCATTCTTGAAGACAAGTGAACAAAGAGtccaaaaacagagaaaagtctTGATGCGTTGACGTAACAGGCATCACGGAAAACAGCAAAACCTCTGACACAACCGGTGCGGTATAGTCTCATCCATTTTACAATAAATCTATCAAACTATACGTCAAAGGACACGAGTGAACAGGCTTCCTGTTcctattttaacccttgtgtggtcttcCTGTCaagaatgagaagaaaaaacaaaacattgtcactcaatttgtcacttttttttttcaacattatttttgcttttttgacatttttgtcactttttccaacgttGTAGGGGCTAGATGTTTTTGGtgggtttttttccaaagttttatATTGCGACGGCCCACTTTTTGCAACAAAACTaattaaataaactgaaaacgggtcaaatttgacccgagtgatggactcattctcccaaaatgcaccacagagcatcacaggaagtcattcctgcctgtggtcatcaaactttataactcctctccctctaagtgtctgactgacacacacacacagacacacagccacaacgcacgcgcacacgcacacacacacacacacaccacacacacacacacacacaccacacacagaccaacGCACACGCacccgcacacgcacacgcacacgcacacgcacacgcacaccccacacacacacacacacaccacacacacacaccacacacacacacacacacacacacacacagcaccacactTACTTTTCGgaaacattttctgacatttttttttttttttttccttttttttttttttttttttttttttttttttttttttttttttttctttttttttttttttttttttttttttttttttttttttttcggccACCcacttttttgtgacaaaaaataaataaataaataaactgaaaacgggtcaagtttgacccaaggacaacatgagggttaaccgaGTGTGTGCATACTGTGCTGACCTTGCGGAGCTGCGTGACGTCCCCTCTCTCGTCTTTAGCGGAGCGCAGCACGGTGCGAGACTCGCTCCTGCCCGACTCCCCGAGCGTGAAGGCCGAGCCTGACACACACAGCGGGGAACAGGGTTTACTGAGCCTTTCTGCTGAAGGTCCgaggggtgggtgtgggtgtgtgtgtgtgtgtgtgtgtgtgtgtgtcgggttCTTGCGTTGTTGTGCGTACCTGTGGGTTTGACGTTGCTGCGGGACGACGTGCGGAACAGgaaactgttgggtttctgggCCTGACCGGGGGGAGGGGACGTCTTCGGGGAGGACGGATCATCTGGACAGAAGATATAATAGATAGATGgtagacatatactgtatatagaaacATAAGGGACGTGTAGTGAAGCTGATGGATGGAGATCCCTTTGCGaacccccacaccacaccacacacacaaacacacacacacacacacacacacacacacacacacacacacacacacacacacacacacacagccatagcagagctaacCATGCCCGTGTTTGTATTGTTGATTGGTATAAGCATCAACATAGAGAAGTTGTCCCCCTGTCTGTgtgttaacagacacacacctggggccaaattggaaaccagaatcagctttaaatccggTCCCCATCTAGTCcaagtttcaaatcatttcactggagtttcCGTTATTATTGTTTAGTGACATTtccatcaataccatattccaTCAAACTGGATGGGACTACCCTGTACCCGATACCGAGTACCCGTAccagtgtgtttttaaaaaaaaaaaaaaaaaaaagactgttaaTTTATCATTGTGGTGaggcctggctcaggtttaacactttttaaaacgtGAATTAATACAGCAATGGaagccatttatttttaatagaacagtataaaaatgtaaacatgaacGTTGGACTTGGGGATTTTCCACTTTACTAGCACCCCCCACATTGATTCGGCAGTGACTGTGCCATGTGGGACCCTCGCTCGGTGGCGTGCAGCTCCGCACTTCGAGGGGTAAATGTTGACTCTCTGTCCACCCAGCGGGCGTTAAACTTAGCAAAGACACGGGCACCACGTCGAGCGCCACATGTCCTGGTAAAGCTGACTGCATGCACGTCTTTGCCCGAGCATACACAAACGTGTCGTCCCTAACTGTCTCGTAATATTTGGGTAGCGCAGTTTCGGATATATATTTACAACCTGGCAACCGTACCTTGGCCTCTAATGCTCCGTTAAGCGGCGAATCCCAAATTTTCGACAACAGACAGGGGTTGGTAATCCGTACAATAAACTCCCAAACTTTGTTGGTTATCGTTGTGCTTTTTGGCTGTCTTTGGGATGTATCTCGTCGCTGAAGGCAGTTTCCAGAGTTTTGCTGCTGCACTtcgtcctttttttcccccgtaGCATTCGTAAATTTGTTGGGCTCTTTAGCGTGACGCTCTTCAAATGTTattaagttgctgctgttgaagtTTGCAACACTCGTGCCACCCCTTGAAATTGCTTCTTTGCATAGTTTGCATGTTGCCGTCTTACCGGTGGGAACATCCACGGTAAAGTACTGCCAAATGCCGACATGATgcgctaatgctagcttgtttTAAGGAGGCGTTAGGCGATCAATTCTTCTTCGGCCCCTAAAAAGCAGCGCAACATTTCAAGAGTGGCGAAGAAGAACTGTGTCCGAGCTAACGGAGCTAACCAGTAAATAGATTCCTATTTTTATGGTTTATGGGTACGGATCGGTGCCTGGACTCCAGTACTCGCCGATACCGATGCCAGCATTttcggcagtatcggaggcatttCCGATACTGGTTTCggaatcggaacatctctagttaGCACACAGTAGTATGGACGGCGACATGATTgagaatgaagaaaacagatcccagagattcagcagacaagcagcaggacattcccatcatcctcgggcTGATCTCAGAGAGACGTTTGAGACAGGagacatcaagaaggactcctggccaacgTCCTGGGNNNNNNNNNNattaatgtctgtttagtaattcatattttatcctttatgtTCTTTCCACAAGCCACATTTGAGCACACATACTGttcctttaaatgtgaaggggaagattaaaaaacagaaactggATCTGGGAATTCTCCCNNNNNNNNNNCTGAATTCATATCTCGCTGCTCAGTCGGCATCTTATTAagctggagtcccagtctccgCATGAGTTTGAGTATCATTTAATTttcgagccgactgcatcacaacaCGCTACTGTTTTACTGTTACGTTCGTAACGTTTGTATGTGGCTCCCTTGAGTACAAAAACCAACTCCCCTCGGGGCAATAAAGGTTTCATTCAATTGAGAAAACACTGTGGAATAAGAGGAAGGTTTGATTTTGGTTCAGTGGTGGGTTGCAGTTTTACCGTGCTTTTGCAACGCAAAATAAAGCCACACCAGGGCGCCGCCTtctgtgctccatggctgcaacacaacaagcgaGGGACCAAAGCTTGTgcatattaaatttggatcagATGAtcagatttgaaaccaaatcctcCAAACGATTCCATTGAAGACTCCACTGGAATCGTAATTTTTAAAACGAAGGAGGAATgggttctcgatgcccaaccctagtcTGGAGGTGGTCTGGAGGGAAGGAGGAGTACAGCGTGGCTGCTAATAATAAATACTGTCTGCAGCGGAGTAGGGTACAGGTCtatgctactactactacactatgaccccccccacccgcccCAAAacctaaacagggtgaagcagctttcagtttctatgctcctcatatctggaataaactcccagaaacctgcagtccgcggctactctcagttcttttaaatcaaggctagACCTTctattgatgctgcctttctttaaattaatgctcatttctttaaattcttatgctgcctgtaacttttattcttgtgttttatgtttctattttgtttttaactgtccattcatgtgttttatcggtttttaatgcttatgatttttaacgtttgtgttttatctgtttaactgattttgtgtaaagcactttgctgtttgccctgttgctgaaatgtgctctacagataaagctgcctcgcCTCGCCTTGCCTATGCTACTCTATTGTAACGTGGGCCATGATGGACCATAGtggtttgagaaccactgttctAGATTGTGTGCGGCCAGTTTAACCCGTGGTTATGATACTACCAGCAGTAAGTTCAGTAATAGACCCGCTAACAGAACGTGTCTGCAGACGGTCGTCAGTGGGACTGCTgtacaatcccccccccccactccctctCTCCACCAGGAAAACATTCATCACATTTGTCATTTGAGATGGTTGTCCGACAGGCAGCATCACACCGTTTCCTAAATGCTTTTCCTTTGCATAGCAATGTTAATAAATGTTCAGCAATGCTGTGTCTCATTTGAtataattaaacaaaaacaacatggtCTCAGCGTGATATATCGGCCACAGGCCTCCCGGCTCTCTGAATGTCAACGTCGGCCATTGAACAACCCAAGTGAGTCACTGGGTCACTTATGGCAGCAGCAAACAACAGACCATAATAAGCAGGCGGGCCAGCTGATTGCTCATTTAGGTTAAAAACACAAGCTCGCTCCTTTTAGATTATATCATAATATAGTTCACATTTTGAACCAAATTAATAATATGAGGTAGATAATACAGTAGCTCCTTTATCATGTAAtgaaaggctgtgtgtgtgtgtgtgtgtgtgtgtgtgtgtgtgtgtgtgtgtgtgtgtgtacctgttcTGCTGTGGGAGCGTTGCACCAGAAGCGAAGGAAACACTGTGCTCATCTGTTCAGCACtctgataaaaaaaaggaacacattCGGATTTTCACAATCTTTCACAAACCCACGGGCCAACTGTGCAGCCGTCGGCTGGGTTTACTCACGGCGCATCGCTGCCGCAGGGCCTGCTGGGAGCTGCTGTTCTCTGGAGACGTTCCACTAGGGGGAAACAGACGCCAACATTTGATCACCACGGGAAACCAACACTCTCCACAACCTCAAGCTCCATGTCTAGTCCAGCAGAGACGGAGCAACGGCACCACTCAGCGTCTCTCTGCTGTTGGGCTTCTATCTGCTCGACGAGCCGTACTTACGCTGagctacttcctgtctgtggtGGGGTGGCCACGTGACTTCCTGCTTTGGCGGAGGACTTCAGCAAACTGCAAGGTTAGAGTTTGGACATGGAGAGCATATCGTTAGACAGGACAGACCTGTAGGTGTGGGACACAGACTACTCATATTCACACTAGACTCCAGTGACATCATGATGCCAATCCAATCATCCAACTCGGCCCTTTAAGATGTCATTAAATGCGTCTTCCTGTCAGACAGGACGTGTACCTGGCCttgtctctctgctgctgctgcagccgcTCTCTCTCCTGCCAGATGAACAGCGTGCCCGGCCGCCGCCGCTCCTCCAGGGTGGGGCTGGAGGGGGACGATGACGGGGGGCCCACCTCCACATGGAGGCCGGACctggagaggagaaaaagacgGAATGCCAATAAGGCTCATATGAATTACATGTTGTGGTCTGAATGTGAAATACAGTTCTTTGTACAGAGGATGCCAGCGCACTGCTCTGAGTCCGCAGGAACACCAAGGGAGACGGCTCACTAAACCTGCTGACCTGGGACTGTACTAACCCACCTGCCACTGGATCAAGCACTTTGTGATCGACAGTCCCAGACTGCATCTGACGTCCCTTATTTGACAGCTCCTCGGTCCTCGGCTGAAccggaagttgttctgtccctcctcggtgaaggccgtctcaaagcaCTTTGTCTACCCCGAGGACTGAGCATTGATCATCGAGGGACTATAGGCGAGGAAACACgagagcagccttcctggaAGCTGCGAGGGTTGCTAAGTCAGCCCGTACAGCTGACGAATTCATGTGACGActcagaggaaaggacgtctccCTCTTACCACATTTGAtcgtttcctctctcctcccatgattTCCTCGCGGTGCTTCCGCACTGAGACAGACTGAGACAGAGGCACAAGGAAGGGAGGCACGTGGAGGAGCCGGGGACGCGATATAAGGGAAGTGAGAAGGACCCTTAGACCAGGCCCTCGGCTGTCCTCCACCCTTAAACTCAGCATGACTGTGCTCCCACTCCTTCCACCAACACCATCATCTGCTTCTCTCAGGAGGGGACGAGACAGCCTACAGCATCCTGAACTCAGAACTCCAGAAGAACAGTGCCGAGTCGGATCCAGCATACCATGCGGCATGTGTGGAAACACTTCAGCTTCCCGTGTGAGCACATGGCTGACCACCTCTCCGGCTCTGCAGCAGACACTGCTACTCTACAGTTACACTCCATCCATTGTGCATCACTGCGCATGTCAGAGAGCACTTTACAACTGCATCTTTGCACGTATTTATTCCTAAATCTTGTTTTCTAAATAGGACCACTACAACTCAGCAAACGTGCAATACCTCAGCTGTTTAGTGTCGTTATAGGTCACAGCATGTATTTTCCCTCTACTTTGAATTACTGTTTGGTATGTGTGAATGCAACTTCATTTGGTTGCACAATGTTTGAATTTAGAATGGCCAGTCCCCATTATTGCCAACTCAACTTTGGCTCCAGGAAGGGGTTAAAATATGACGAAATATAAACTTTTTGAACTTCTGTATTTCATCAAATGCAGGTCAGTCCAAAAGTTGGATGTAGCACACTGGGTGAAGGCAGTACATCAGCTGGATTTGGCAGTNNNNNNNNNNCCTGCTCCTATAAATAGGAGCAGGAAAAACACACCATATAAACTATTGAAGTGATTTGACAGATGTGCACCTTTATTCTGAAGCCTGGTTTGTGCACaatcatttcatcatttcaatGTAAAAGTCTGTGTAGAAAGGGTGTGTTAAGTTTCCATTTTAAGTCTCAGTTTTCTATTTTAGGAGTCCCAAAGGAAGCGTTGGACGCCAAGATTGAGAACATCCGTTTGTTCAAGCTgattccttttctttttgcagaGCCGATACGAGGTTGCGCAACAGCTGAACTAAATCCTCCTCCGTCAGAAGGAACACACTGGCCCTCCACTTACCAGATCCTAATCAGTTCCAGTATGTGAGGACCTAATAAAGGTTTGAGTGCTGAATGGATGTTAGTCATTTGAATGAAGCATGCTGCTCCACAAGCTTTAGAACAATGGTCACATataaattatcattattattatgtagCCAATGTGGCTACCTGAATGCTAAATCTCAACACTAGTTATGTTGATAAGGCTGCCTggaatcttcttcttcttcttctgtatttAGCAGCAGAGCATAACACTTGGAGGCGTATTGGCTGCCTACCGACACCTTTCCACAATGTTGGCATCGACTTGGTACTGAAGTACTGCTTCTCGTGCCATTAACAGGATAtcagtatttcatttttaaatatcaaGGTTATCATATATTGTCAATACAACCTGACAGTCCTGATGTTGGTGTTTTAGACGTGCCTTTTTCTAATTGTCTAAACTGCCTAAATCAGTACTGCTTCTCCATCTCCTGTagctaacacactgactatgAAGGAATGCCTCTGTTCTTGAATAATTAATCCGTTGACAAAATTGTTGTCATCCATTTCCTTAAGCAAATAATGTTGAGTATACACTTGCACTGAGgacctttgtttttttacataaaactgAATCCAGAGAGAGCGGTGTGGTTGCTACAGTGTAAGAAATGTCAGGGTGATTCTGTGAGTCAGGACTGTCAGTTTCCCCAGATAACAGCAGCCCCAGGCACTCTGCatgcacggggggggggggcaggagtCTGTTGACTCTTCACATACCCTGGGAAGTGACCTTGTAAAACGAGGGAGGGAACGAGAGGGAAAAGTGATAAACCGGGTCCGTCTCTGTCACTGGGAGTGCCTGAGTACACAGCTTCCCACCAGAGAAGCCAACACGCTGCTGGAGAACTGCCACGGACACGGGCCGAGCAGAATTAAAGGTGATACGGAGATGCCTTTAAATATTCTGGGATAGCTGTAAACACATGACAGCTTGGTAGAGTTTGTTACCAACGCCAGGCGTGTCACATAAAGCTCAGACCCCCCTCCATCGACGGTTGTCACTAGGAACTTGGGGGTCCGGCCCTCTTCACTTCTGTGGTCATAAACACTAGTTTGCTCTTTAAAACAGTTATTGTTCTGGGATTTGAGCCGATCTTATTGTATTATGCCTTGCACGGTTGTAACAGGGTTATGTAATGCGGTGCCATGCACTTTGGCAGTGTGTTCCCCAGACTGACCTGCATGCTGCTGAGTCCTGGGTCTGGGCTGGGGAACAACTCTCCTTCTGCTCCTGGAAATCAATGACACATAATCTAAGATAACACTCAAGGCAACATGCCGATCAGCGAGACAACGGGCCACACGGCTGTCTGTTACCAGAGGGGGCGCTGGGGGAGCAGCTGTGGGCCGGTCCATCGTCATCTcgccctcctcttcctccgccACGCCGCTGTCCATCAGGTCCACATGCGCCGCCTCGCCGTTCACTGCACACAGCAGACAAGAACATTTCCTCTGCGTGTGCCAACACATCTACGGTTTCACTGTTTAATACGCTTCATTACACGGAAAACAGGTTAGAGCAGGTGTGCCCTTCCTCACCTCTGTTAGCATTCAGAAGAGAtccgtcctcctcttcctcctcttcctcctccaggttcttctgctctctgctgcccTCAGCCAGGCGAAGAGAACGCTCCGAGAAGTCATCTGCTGActatacacaagcacacacgcacCTCATTGATGTgaagtatatactgtatatatgtatatataataaaataagaatTTGTTGTGCATGGCTACCTAGTTAAATACAACTTAGATCAATGTCCTATAATATCTGCAGACGGTCTGTGTTGCTGTGTCGTAGCAGCAGCTTTGGCCTGATTTTATATTTTGGCTGACATATTGCCACAGCTCAACATTGTATTTCACATTGCATTGACTCTATGTTGGGGTCAGATACTTTTCTTCTGATCAGAAACGCGCCACAGCCTCCTGGCGATCAACACATTATGGAGTCCCTCAGGGCCCCCGGCAGggcagtgtgtgaatgttacCTCGTTCCCAGACCACCGCTTGCTGCCACTGTCCACACTGTTGAAGCCAGAGTCCAGCCCTCCGAACTGACCTGCAAACAGCTCCTGGTCTGacagactacacacacaaagacagacacacacacacacacacacacacattagtgtGAAGGTCAGTAACACGTGTTTTCTCTTCTCCATATCAGACTTAGAACTTCTCTGTCAAATCTTCTCTCTTCACCTCGATTCTGTCTATTTCATGAGAATGGCTAACTGCAGCCAGCTAAAAGGCTCCATTTAACTTGATAAATATTTGATAAACCCTGCTTCCTCTCAGTAAACACACCCTTTCACCGTGCTTATTTATCATCCGTTTCCCTACGCTACATTTACAGTACCCCCTGCTGTTCATCCCCCCAGCCAACACATTCCTACTCCCAGCTCTTCACATACGGCAGCTTGGTCAGGACGCTGTGGCGTCGCGTTTATACCGCTCTGGGTACCCCTGGGTATCATTTGTCAATGTG
It encodes:
- the lrch4 gene encoding leucine-rich repeat and calponin homology domain-containing protein 4: MAAGDGAQLPATVAASRSVEKALEEAAASGALNLANRKLKEFPRSARNYDLSDITHADLSKNRLCELPEELCQFISLETLSLYHNGMRSLSPRLGNLQALTYLNLSRNLLSSLPPSVFELPLLRVLIVSNNKLCSLPASIHSLTHLRQLDVSCNELQSLPAELGQLECLRDLNLRRNQLSTLPQEISELPLVRLDVSCNRVSHVPLCYRHLRHLQSILLDNNPLQMPPAQICSKGKYHIFKYLNMEACKRNQEELERRLRPTGFSSCLSDQELFAGQFGGLDSGFNSVDSGSKRWSGNESADDFSERSLRLAEGSREQKNLEEEEEEEEDGSLLNANRVNGEAAHVDLMDSGVAEEEEGEMTMDRPTAAPPAPPLEQKESCSPAQTQDSAACRSGLHVEVGPPSSSPSSPTLEERRRPGTLFIWQERERLQQQQRDKASLLKSSAKAGSHVATPPQTGSSSAGTSPENSSSQQALRQRCASAEQMSTVFPSLLVQRSHSRTDDPSSPKTSPPPGQAQKPNSFLFRTSSRSNVKPTGSAFTLGESGRSESRTVLRSAKDERGDVTQLRKTLESRLKVSLPEDLAEALSNGTVLCQLANQIRPRSVSIIHVPSPAVPKLSPAKCRLNVENFIAACRKLGVPETDVCVCSDVLLCKPPAVLRCVTALLAAGGAETAEDPSPRHSSSSSLLSTDFLLFYCAAMALLYALYRCLLT